The segment GTTGCAGATCCGTCCGTCCCGGATCTCGATGGCCCGGCTGATGGTCTCGTCGGCGTCCCACGCCTGGGGACCGGCGAGGACGGTGTCCACGAAGGGGAGCAGGGCCTCGCTGTTCTCCCAGGTGGCCGAGTTCCAGAGGTAGGAGGGGCTGTGGTCCACGGCGTAGTAGTGCACACGGTCCCCGACCGTGAACATCGGGTCGTCGAAGGTCGTCGGCACGGCCCACGAGAATCCCATCCCCTCGTCGCACGACACGTCCACGATGAGACTCCCGCGGCGGAACTCGGCCAGGTCCTCGGTCTGCAGGTAGGTCAGCGGCGCGGCCGTGTTCTGGAACGTGCAGTTGACGACGATGTCGTTCTCCGCGAGGTACGGCGCCAGCGGCACGCGGCCGCGGTCGGTGATCACCTGGCTGGCGCCGGGGTCGTCCGGGTCGTGGTCGAACTGCCGGATCAGGACTGAGTGGATCGGCGACCCCACCGCTGCTACGCCGCGCGTCGTCAGCACCGCGACGTCGCCGACGCCGTGCGCCTTGAGGGCCGTCACCGCACCGCGCGCGGTCGCGCCGAAACCGATGACGACGGCACTGAGTCGTCGACCGTAGTCACCGGTGATCCCGACGAGCTCCATCGCCTGGAGCACCGAGCAGTATCCGGCGAGCTCGTTGTTCTTGTGGAAGACGTGGAGGCCGACATGCCCGTCCGCGGTCCAGTGGTTCATCGCCTCGAACGCGATCAGGGTCAGCTCGCGGTCGATCGCCAGCTGGGTGATCGCCGGGTCCTGGACGCAGTGCGGCCACCCCCACAGGACCTGTCCGGGGCGCATCGCAGCGACGTCCTCGTGCTGCGGCTTGGGCAGCACGACGACGTCGGCGTCGTGCAGGATCTCGTCGCGCGACGCGAAGCCGGCCACGAGCGGGGCCAGGTCGTCGTCGTCGATGCCGAACCGGTGGGCGTACCCGTGCTCCAGGGTGGTCCGGGACGCGACGTCGGGAGCCAGCCGCGACAGGTGGTCCGGGTGCAGCGGGAGCCGGTGCTCGTTCTCCTTGGCGGACGTCCCGATGACTCCGAGACGGAGCGCGGTCACTTCTTCTTGGGCAGCAGGCCCTCGGCGGCGTCGTTCTTCCCCGCAGCCTTGGCGTGCTTCTCGGCCCGCTTCTCCTTGAGGGACTTGCCGGACTTCTTGGACATGCCTTGCCGTGGCGACTTGTCGCTCATCGGGGCTCCTCGGTCGGAAGCCTGGATGGCTCCGTGCCGCCACACTACGCGTGCCGACTAACGTGACCGGCGTGGACGACTCGCACCTCGGCGCCGACGCCGCACTCGCCGCCGACCTGGTCCGGGAGGCGGCGCTGCTGGCCGCCCGCATCCGTCAGGAGGGCCTGGACGTCGAGCGCAAGACCAGCGGCTCCGACATCGTCACGCAGGCCGACACGGCTGCCGAGCGGCTCATCGTGCAGCAGCTCATCGCCGAGCGGCCGGACGACGCGATCGTGGGGGAGGAGGGTGCGTCGAAGCCCGGCACCTCGGGCCGGACGTGGGTGATCGACCCGGTGGACGGCACCTACAACTTCGCCCGCGGCAGCGACTGGTGGTGCACCGCGATCGCCCTCCACGACGAGGACGACGTGCTGCTCGGCGCGGTCCACCACGCCGCCAGCCTGCGCACGTGGGTGGGCGGGCCCGACCTGCCGAGCACCTGTGACGGCACGCCGCTCGCACCGCTCCCCGACACCCCGCGCGAGGCCCGCTGCGCCGCGACCTACCTGCACCCGCCGTTCTACGGCAGCGAGGTCGGTGAGGCCTTCGCCCGCGCACTGGGCCAGGTCGGCACACTGCGGATGTTCGGATCGGGGACGATGGACACGATGGCGATCGCGTGGGGTCAGTGGGACGTGCTCTTCCAGCACTCCGTCGCCGACTGGGACCGGCTCCCGGGAGCCGCGATCATCCGCGGCGTGGGCGGCGAGTCGGTCGTCGTGCCCGCCGCGGGCGTGCACTGGACGGTGTCCGGGGCGCCCGCCGCGGTGGCGGACGTCCGGGCGGCACTGCTCGGCTGAGCGGGGTCGGTCAGAAGGGCACCTGGGTCTCCAGGAGCCCCACGCCGATGCCCCTGCCGGAGATGATCCGGCAGAACTCGACCGCGTCCAGGGTCATGAGCTCGGCGTCGCCTCGCCGCCAGGAGCCGCCCGCGGGTCCGGTCAGCTCCAGCTGGTACGGCCGTCCGTGCCGCTCGGCCCACTCCGCGACCACGTCGTCCACGATCACGCCGTCGTGGTCCGGGGTCAGGGTCATCGGCCGGCCGGTCGCGGCCGAGAGGTCGGTCCGGTGCATCCAGGGGTCCCGCGTGAGGATGGTCCGGAGCAGGTAGCCCACGCTCCAGGACTCCTCCCGGCCGTTCACGGGCTGCGTCCCCGGCAGCGGCGCGCGGCCGGCACATGCGGAGATCCACCGCCGCCCACGAACGCTGCGTGGGGCAGCCCTGACGGCACCCAGCACCACCTGATCGGGCGCCCAGTCGGCGCGCTCGTCGACCTGCACCTGGGTGAGCCCGTCGACCGCCGGCCCACCGCGGCGGGCGTGGACGGCGGAGGCCTTGCGCTGCTGCCGGGCGATCTCGATCGGGGAGGAGGGGAACTCGGCCATGCCGACCATGTGGCACGCGAGCTGCCGGACGTCCCACTCGGGGCAGGACGTCGGGCGCGCCCAGTCGTCGGGCCCGAGGGCGCGCAGCGCGTCGACCGTGCGCGCGTGCTCGGTCCGGGCCAGGGTCATGGACGTCCGGGGGTCGAGGTGCGAGTGACGTCGTCGCTGCGGGGTGTCTGTCGTGGTCATGGTCGGTCCTTCACGGTGCGCTTCTGGTGCCTGGTGCCAGTCCTACTGGTGGTCGTCCGGAGGAAGGCCGACGGCGTCGGCCCACATGTCGACGCCCCGGTCGAGCAGCACGCGGTGCCGGCTGCCCCCTGCGTCGTTGGCGTGGTGCTGGTTGATGAGGCCGCCGACGAGAGCCACCCAGACCTCGAAGTCCTCGGTCGTGGCGCCGGTGAGGGCGACGATCGTGCGGTGGGCGCGTTCGAGGACCCGCACGGAGGGTGCGTACGCCTCGGCGGAGGGGGAGAAGCCGGCGACGACGCGCTGGTTCATCAGCTGGTGCCGCGCGAGGTCGGTCGCGGTGAAGTCGTAGAAGTGCGCGCCGATCACCCGCATCGCCGACCGGGGGTGTGACGGGAGGGCGCGCTCCAGGTCGGGGATCGTGGCCTCGTAGTCGCTCCAGGCCTGCTCGAACATGGCGTCGTAGATGGCGTGCTTGGAGGCGAAGTGGCCGTAGAGCGACGGGGCCCTCATCCCGATGCGCTCCGCCACGTCCCGGAGCGTGAGCTCGACGAGGCCCTTGGAGCGCGCCACCTCCCACGCCGCCTCGAGGATCTCGAGCCGGGTCGCGGCTCGGCGGACGGCGACCCGATTGCCGTTAGGAACGTCTAACACCGTTAGGACGATCCTCTCCCGTGCAGTCCACGTCAAGAGGGAGCCGATAGCCTGCGCCCGTGCTCGATCGGTTCAAGCAGTTCTGGCAGGGCGTGATGCTCGCGCCCTTCATCAACCTGTTCATCCGCCTGGGCATCAGCCCCGACGTCGTGACGCTGGTCGGCACCTTCGGGGTCAGCTTCGGCGCGCTGTTCTTCTTCCCCCGCGGCATGGTCTGGGAGGGCGTCCTCTTCATCACCGCCTTCGTCTTCAGTGACCTGATCGACGGCGCGATGGCGCGCAAGGTCGGGCGCAAGGACGACTTCGGCGCCTTCCTCGACTCGACGCTCGACCGGGTCGCCGACGGCGCGCTGTTCGGCGGGCTGATCCTCTTCTTCGCCTGGCAGCGGGAGAGCCACCTCTACCTCTGGCTGTGCCTCGTCATCCTCGTCATGGGCGCGGTGACGTCGTACGCGCGGGCGAAGGCCGACCACCTCGGCTACGACGCCAAGGTCGGCATCGCCGAGCGGCCCGACCGTCTCGTCGGGATGCTCGTGCCGGCCTTCTTCGCCGACCTCCTCGACCTGTGGATCTTGCTCGAGGTCGCCCTCTGGGCGCTCGCGGTCGCAGCCAGCGTGACCGTCGCGCAGCGCATCTGGGTCGTCCGCCGACAGGCGCTCGCTCGCGCGGCCTCGCAGGCCTGATCAAGCGCTCAACCATCGCCATCCCGATGCATCCTTTGGGATGAGGCCGCACTACGATCCAGACATGGCTGAGCACACCCCCCAGACGTCGGCCCAGACGTCTTCCGAGACCCCCATCGAGCACGGCACCAGCCGCGTCAAGCGCGGCATGGCCGAGATGCTCAAGGGCGGCGTGATCATGGACGTCGTCACCGCCGACCAGGCGAAGATCGCCGAGGACGCCGGCGCCGTCGCCGTGATGGCGCTCGAGCGCGTGCCGGCCGACATCCGCGCCCAGGGCGGCGTGTCCCGGATGAGCGACCCCGACATGATCGACTCGATCATCGAGGCCGTCTCGATCCCGGTGATGGCCAAGGCCCGCATCGGCCACTTCGCCGAGGCGCAGGTGCTCCAGTCGCTCGGCGTCGACTACATCGATGAGTCCGAGGTGCTGACCCCGGCCGACTACACCAACCACATCGACAAGTGGCAGTACACCGTGCCGTTCGTCTGCGGTGCGACCAACCTGGGCGAGGCGCTGCGCCGCATCACCGAGGGCGCAGCGATGATCCGCTCCAAGGGCGAGGCCGGCACCGGCGACGTCTCCAACGCGGTGATGCACATGCGCACCATCGGCGGCGAGCTGCGGCGGCTGCACAGCATGTCCGAGGACGAGCTCTACGTCGCGGCCAAGGAGCTGCAGGCTCCCTACGAGCTGGTCAAGGAGGTCGCGGCGGCGGGCAAGCTGCCGGTCGTCCTCTTCACCGCGGGCGGCATCGCCACGCCGGCCGACGCTGCGATGATGATGCAGCTCGGCGCCGAGGGCGTCTTCGTCGGATCGGGCATCTTCAAGTCCGGCAACCCGGCCCAGCGCGCCGAGGCGATCGTCAAGGCCACGACCTTCTACGACGACCCCGACGTGGTCGCCAAGGTCTCGCGCGGCCTCGGTGAGGCCATGGTCGGCATCAACGTCGACGAGATCCCGCAGCCGCACCGCCTGTCCGAGCGCGGCTGGTGACGCGTCGCCGCGGCGGGCTCAGCCCCGCCGTGGCTCACCGGCGTACGTCCCGAAGGACCACTGGTTGCCCTCAGGGTCGGTGACGCGGAGCTCCCGGCTGCCGTAGTCCTGCTCGACGACCGGCGACGGGTCGAGGCCCGCGTCGACGGCGCGCCGGTGCACCGCGTCGACGTCGGAGGCGACGACGTACGCCGCCGTGGTCCCGGGTTGCTGGGTGAACGGTCCGTCGGGCTTGTGGCAGCCGAGCATCACCCCGCCGCCCTCGGGCCAGTCGAGCTGGGCGTGCTGGACGACGCCCGCCTCGTCGCGGTAGGCGGCCGTCTCCTCGAAGCCGAGCGCGACGAGCGTGCGGATGACGAGGTCGGGGTCGTGCGCCTGCAGGGCGGGCCAGACGGTGGTGCGGTGGGGATCGCTCATGGCCCCGATGCTGCCGCGACGCCCACCGGCGCGCCTTGGACATTTGGGAACTCCGCGGCGAGCCAGGCCGACGGCCCGAGCCCGGCGAACTCGCGGAAGTCGCGCACCAGGTGCGACTGGTCGTAGTAGCCCGTACGGGCGGCCACCTGCGCCAGCGACGCGCCCACGGACGCGGCGGCGACCACCTCGCGGCGCGCCGTGTCGAACCGGGCCAGCCGTTGCACGGTCTTGGGTCCGTGGCCCGTCTCGGCCGTGAGCAGCTGGGTCAGCCGCCGACGGCTGTAGCCCACGGAGTCGGCGGCCTCGGCGACCGTTCGAGGGCTCGGGCCGGTGAGCAGCCGCCAGGCCTCCTCGACCTCGGGGGACGGCCCCGGGTGGGAGGCGGCGCGGTCCGTGCGGTCGGCCAGGCGCAGCAGGAAGCGGTTCACCGCGGCGTACCTCCCGGGCCAGTCACCAGCCGCGTGCAGCTCCTCGACCACCCGGTCGACCTCGTCGCCGACCAGGTCGCGCGCGTCCCAGCTGCCGACCGGGAGCGCGGAGGCCGGGACGCCGAGCAGGCGCCGCACGCCCACCGGGTGGAGGGTCAGCTGCACCCCGGCCCACCGGCCGGGCTGCTCCACCATCGCCGCGCGGGTGTGCAGGCCGCCGAGGCTCACCCACTGCGCGTCGCGCACACCGGCGTCCCACGCCTCGGCGGTGGGCGCGGTGCGGAGGGGACGTTCCAAGCTCAGCACAAGGGTCAGCCCGGCGGACGGGAGCCCGCGGTGGACGCCGGGGGCGAGGCCCTCGGCGGAGTAGCCGTACATCGCCAGGACGTGCGGGGCGAGCGGCGCCGGGACCCGTGCCGCCGGCAGGTGCTCCCACGCCCCGACCATCCGCCGAGTGTGCCGCACCGGGCGGCGCGGCGTCACGCGTCAGCGAAGGGCGCGGGTCAGCACGCGGGCGGCGTTGGTGAAGCCGTACGCCTCGTCGCCCGGCTGGGCGGGCAGCCCGAGGCGGACCACCATCGTGCGCGTCGCGGGATCGACGAGCAGCACCTGCCCGCCGAAGCCGAGCGCGGCGAAGACGTCGACGGGCGCCGACGGGGCGAGCTGTCCGGTCACCGGGTGCAGCGGCTGCCCCTGGGCGTCGACCGGGTCGGTCGCGCCGCGAAGGAGGCCGGGTCGGTTGAGCCACCACAGGTAGCCGTAGGCCGCGTTGTGGACCGACGAGGACCGCCCGACCGCGCGCCTGAGGTAGGCGGCGTCGAGGATGCGCTTGCCGCCGACCTTCCCGCTGTCGAGGTAGAGCCGGCCGAGGCGGGCGATGTCGAGGCACGTGGTGCGGAGGCCGTAGAAGACGGCGGCGTCGTCCGCGCGGTCGGTGATGAACGACGTCCTGGTCATGCCGAGCGGCTCGAAGAGGCGTTCGCGGGCGAACCTCGCCACGGGCATCCCGGTCGCCTTCTCCAGCACCGGCTCGAGCACCTGGATCGCGGCGTTGTTGTAGGCCCACGCGCTGCCGGGGGCGTACTGCTGCGGGAGCGAGACGGCGTACTTCGTGCGGCTCCGGGCCGAGAGCAGCTCGGAGTAGTCCGTCTTGAACGACCAGAAGCGGCCGCTGTCGTTGGAGAGCAGGTTGCGCACCGTCACCGACTCCGACGCGGTGCCGCGCCACTGCGGCACGTAGGTCGAGACCGGGTCGTCGAGACGCAGGTCGCCGTCGCGGACCGCGATGCCGACCAAGGTGCTCGTGACCGACTTCGTGATCGAGAAGACCTCACGGGGTTCCTCGCGGGGCAGCTGCCAGTTCCACTCGCCGACGAGCTTGCCCTTGCGCAGGACCGCGAAGCAGGTGGAGTCGAGTCGCCGGGCCTCGGCCGCGCCACGCTGGACGGCCTTCGTGCGCAGGCCGAGTCGGGAGGGTGTCGCGACGGGCCAGCCCTCGACCGCACGGGCGCCGGGCGCGGGTCGACCAGAGGACACGTCGACGGCCCCGGCGACGGCACCGGCGGTGCTCGTGGAGGTGCTGCCGGCGGCGAGCGACAGGGCGAGCAGGGCGGCGCCCAGCAGGCCCGGACGGCGGAGACTCATGGGGCGTGAGCCTACGGCGAACCGGCGGTCCTAGGATCGGCGATCGTGAATCCGACCATCGGCGTGCTCGCGCTGCAGGGCGACGTGCGCGAGCACCTCGCCGTCCTGCGGTCGCTGGGCGCGGACCCGATCTCCGTACGCCGTCCCGCCGAGCTCGCCGCCTGCGACGGCCTCGTCCTCCCGGGCGGCGAGTCCACGACGATGATCAAGCTGGCCAGGATCTTCGACCTGCTCGAGCCGCTGCGCGACGCCGTACGCGGTGGGCTGCCCGCCTTCGGGACGTGCGCGGGGATGATCCTGCTCGCCGACCGCATCGAGGACGGCGCGGCGGGGCAGGAGACCGTCGGCGGCCTGCACATCACGGTGCGCCGCAACGCCTTCGGCCGCCAGGTCGACTCCTTCGAGGAGGACCTCCACGTCGACGGGCTGGCCGACCCGGTGCGGGCGGTCTTCATCCGCGCCCCGTGGGTCGAGGCGATCGACGACGACGTCGAGGTGCTGGCCCGGGTGGAGGACGGGCCCGCCGCGGGTAGGATCGTCGCGGTCCGTCAAGGCCCCCTGATGGCGACCTCGTTCCATCCCGAGGTCGGCAGCGACGGCCGGGTGCACGGCATGTTCGTGGACCTGGTGCGCTCGGCGTGACGGCGTACAGACGAAGCGACGGATAGAGGGACTCATGTCAGGCCACTCCAAGTGGGCAACGACCAAGCACAAGAAGGCCGCGATCGACGCCAAGCGCGGCAAGCTCTTCGCGAAGCTGATCAAGAACATCGAGGTCGCGGCGAAGCAGGGCGGCGGCGACCCGGCCGGCAACCCGACGCTCTACGACGCCATCCAGAAGGCGAAGAAGAGCTCGGTCCCGAACAAGAACATCGACTCCGCGCTCAAGCGGGGCTCGGGTGCGGAGTCGGGCGGCGTCGACTACAAGGCGATCTCCTACGAGGTCTACGGCCCGCAGGGCGTCGCGATCCTCGTCGAGTGCCTCACCGACAACACCAACCGCGCCGCGATGGAGGTCCGCACTGCGGTCACCCGCAACGGCGGCACCATGGCCGACCCCGGCTCGGTCTCGCGCCTGTTCACCCGCAAGGGGATCGTGGTCGTGCCCAAGTCGCAGGACCACGACGGCACCGTCCGTGAGGTCACCGAGGACGACGTCCTCGAGGCAACCCTCGACGCCGGCGCCGAGGACGTCAACGACCTCGACGAGGCGTTCCAGGTGCAGAGCGAGGCCACCGACGTCGTCGCGGTCCGCACGGCCCTGCAGGACGCCGGCATCGACTACGACTCCGCCGACGTGGAGTTCGTCCCGAGCCTCGAGATCCCGGTCGACGCCGACGGCGCCGGCAAGGTTCTCCACCTCGTCGACGCGCTCGAGGACCTCGACGACGTCCAGGACGTCTTCACCAACGTCGACATCCCCGCCGACGTGATGGCCGAGCTCGAGACCGCCGACGCCTGAGCCTCCGGGGTCCTGTCCCGCCTCGACCGTCTGAGCCGCTGTAACGCCGGGTTAGTGCGACTACCCCATGTGGTGCTCCACCATGGGTACCCCCACTAACCCGGCGTTACAGCGCCGCGCGCTGACCACCACCCGTCCACAGCACGGTGCCGAACCACTGCATCCACAGGCGCGCTGCCCACTGCTCGCCGAGCGTCCGGCGACGCGCGGACGGTGGGTCGCATGTATCTCCCCGCCGTCGTCCTCATGGGCGCCCAGCACGGCCTGATCACCGCCGCACAGCTCACCCGCGCCGGCTTGGACCCGCACGACGTACGCCGTCTGCGCGAGGG is part of the Nocardioides cavernae genome and harbors:
- a CDS encoding N(5)-(carboxyethyl)ornithine synthase, producing the protein MTALRLGVIGTSAKENEHRLPLHPDHLSRLAPDVASRTTLEHGYAHRFGIDDDDLAPLVAGFASRDEILHDADVVVLPKPQHEDVAAMRPGQVLWGWPHCVQDPAITQLAIDRELTLIAFEAMNHWTADGHVGLHVFHKNNELAGYCSVLQAMELVGITGDYGRRLSAVVIGFGATARGAVTALKAHGVGDVAVLTTRGVAAVGSPIHSVLIRQFDHDPDDPGASQVITDRGRVPLAPYLAENDIVVNCTFQNTAAPLTYLQTEDLAEFRRGSLIVDVSCDEGMGFSWAVPTTFDDPMFTVGDRVHYYAVDHSPSYLWNSATWENSEALLPFVDTVLAGPQAWDADETISRAIEIRDGRICNPAILAFQGRAAEHPYRVL
- a CDS encoding inositol monophosphatase family protein is translated as MDDSHLGADAALAADLVREAALLAARIRQEGLDVERKTSGSDIVTQADTAAERLIVQQLIAERPDDAIVGEEGASKPGTSGRTWVIDPVDGTYNFARGSDWWCTAIALHDEDDVLLGAVHHAASLRTWVGGPDLPSTCDGTPLAPLPDTPREARCAATYLHPPFYGSEVGEAFARALGQVGTLRMFGSGTMDTMAIAWGQWDVLFQHSVADWDRLPGAAIIRGVGGESVVVPAAGVHWTVSGAPAAVADVRAALLG
- a CDS encoding maleylpyruvate isomerase family mycothiol-dependent enzyme; this encodes MTTTDTPQRRRHSHLDPRTSMTLARTEHARTVDALRALGPDDWARPTSCPEWDVRQLACHMVGMAEFPSSPIEIARQQRKASAVHARRGGPAVDGLTQVQVDERADWAPDQVVLGAVRAAPRSVRGRRWISACAGRAPLPGTQPVNGREESWSVGYLLRTILTRDPWMHRTDLSAATGRPMTLTPDHDGVIVDDVVAEWAERHGRPYQLELTGPAGGSWRRGDAELMTLDAVEFCRIISGRGIGVGLLETQVPF
- a CDS encoding TetR/AcrR family transcriptional regulator, translated to MLDVPNGNRVAVRRAATRLEILEAAWEVARSKGLVELTLRDVAERIGMRAPSLYGHFASKHAIYDAMFEQAWSDYEATIPDLERALPSHPRSAMRVIGAHFYDFTATDLARHQLMNQRVVAGFSPSAEAYAPSVRVLERAHRTIVALTGATTEDFEVWVALVGGLINQHHANDAGGSRHRVLLDRGVDMWADAVGLPPDDHQ
- the pgsA gene encoding phosphatidylinositol phosphate synthase, encoding MLDRFKQFWQGVMLAPFINLFIRLGISPDVVTLVGTFGVSFGALFFFPRGMVWEGVLFITAFVFSDLIDGAMARKVGRKDDFGAFLDSTLDRVADGALFGGLILFFAWQRESHLYLWLCLVILVMGAVTSYARAKADHLGYDAKVGIAERPDRLVGMLVPAFFADLLDLWILLEVALWALAVAASVTVAQRIWVVRRQALARAASQA
- the pdxS gene encoding pyridoxal 5'-phosphate synthase lyase subunit PdxS → MAEHTPQTSAQTSSETPIEHGTSRVKRGMAEMLKGGVIMDVVTADQAKIAEDAGAVAVMALERVPADIRAQGGVSRMSDPDMIDSIIEAVSIPVMAKARIGHFAEAQVLQSLGVDYIDESEVLTPADYTNHIDKWQYTVPFVCGATNLGEALRRITEGAAMIRSKGEAGTGDVSNAVMHMRTIGGELRRLHSMSEDELYVAAKELQAPYELVKEVAAAGKLPVVLFTAGGIATPADAAMMMQLGAEGVFVGSGIFKSGNPAQRAEAIVKATTFYDDPDVVAKVSRGLGEAMVGINVDEIPQPHRLSERGW
- a CDS encoding VOC family protein, producing MSDPHRTTVWPALQAHDPDLVIRTLVALGFEETAAYRDEAGVVQHAQLDWPEGGGVMLGCHKPDGPFTQQPGTTAAYVVASDVDAVHRRAVDAGLDPSPVVEQDYGSRELRVTDPEGNQWSFGTYAGEPRRG
- a CDS encoding helix-turn-helix domain-containing protein, whose amino-acid sequence is MVGAWEHLPAARVPAPLAPHVLAMYGYSAEGLAPGVHRGLPSAGLTLVLSLERPLRTAPTAEAWDAGVRDAQWVSLGGLHTRAAMVEQPGRWAGVQLTLHPVGVRRLLGVPASALPVGSWDARDLVGDEVDRVVEELHAAGDWPGRYAAVNRFLLRLADRTDRAASHPGPSPEVEEAWRLLTGPSPRTVAEAADSVGYSRRRLTQLLTAETGHGPKTVQRLARFDTARREVVAAASVGASLAQVAARTGYYDQSHLVRDFREFAGLGPSAWLAAEFPNVQGAPVGVAAASGP
- a CDS encoding serine hydrolase domain-containing protein, translating into MSLRRPGLLGAALLALSLAAGSTSTSTAGAVAGAVDVSSGRPAPGARAVEGWPVATPSRLGLRTKAVQRGAAEARRLDSTCFAVLRKGKLVGEWNWQLPREEPREVFSITKSVTSTLVGIAVRDGDLRLDDPVSTYVPQWRGTASESVTVRNLLSNDSGRFWSFKTDYSELLSARSRTKYAVSLPQQYAPGSAWAYNNAAIQVLEPVLEKATGMPVARFARERLFEPLGMTRTSFITDRADDAAVFYGLRTTCLDIARLGRLYLDSGKVGGKRILDAAYLRRAVGRSSSVHNAAYGYLWWLNRPGLLRGATDPVDAQGQPLHPVTGQLAPSAPVDVFAALGFGGQVLLVDPATRTMVVRLGLPAQPGDEAYGFTNAARVLTRALR
- the pdxT gene encoding pyridoxal 5'-phosphate synthase glutaminase subunit PdxT, which codes for MVNPTIGVLALQGDVREHLAVLRSLGADPISVRRPAELAACDGLVLPGGESTTMIKLARIFDLLEPLRDAVRGGLPAFGTCAGMILLADRIEDGAAGQETVGGLHITVRRNAFGRQVDSFEEDLHVDGLADPVRAVFIRAPWVEAIDDDVEVLARVEDGPAAGRIVAVRQGPLMATSFHPEVGSDGRVHGMFVDLVRSA
- a CDS encoding YebC/PmpR family DNA-binding transcriptional regulator → MSGHSKWATTKHKKAAIDAKRGKLFAKLIKNIEVAAKQGGGDPAGNPTLYDAIQKAKKSSVPNKNIDSALKRGSGAESGGVDYKAISYEVYGPQGVAILVECLTDNTNRAAMEVRTAVTRNGGTMADPGSVSRLFTRKGIVVVPKSQDHDGTVREVTEDDVLEATLDAGAEDVNDLDEAFQVQSEATDVVAVRTALQDAGIDYDSADVEFVPSLEIPVDADGAGKVLHLVDALEDLDDVQDVFTNVDIPADVMAELETADA